Genomic segment of Methanolobus mangrovi:
CGCAAACTCAGCCTGGAGGCTGCTGCAAAACTGCGTTCACTTGATATTCCTGTTGTGATAGCAACCGGAAATGTCCTCTGCTATGCAAAGGCAGCAGCCAAACTGGTGGGAGTATGCTGTAATATCATAGCTGAGAATGGTGGTGTCATAGTTGATGGATTTGACAAGGAACCTATTATTTCTGATGTGATCCATGAGTGTGAGGAAGCATATGAGTTTCTCTCCGGGACATTTGATCTGGAAAAGCTTGATTCAGTACACAGAATGACAGAAATTGTGCTTAGAAATAATTTTGATGTTGAAGAGGCCAGGCAATTACTGGGCTCACGTTTTCCGGGAGTTGAAATAATTGATACTCATTTTGCTATTCATATAAAGAGCAGGAAAATAAACAAAGGTACAGGTCTCCTGAAAATGGCAGAATTAATGGGGCTTAAAACATCCGACTTCGTTGCCATCGGTGATTCTGTGAATGATCTTGAAATGCTTGAAGAAGCAGGCTTTGCAATTGCAGTGGGCAATGCTGACGATTTCCTAAAAGATATCGCTGATTACGTAAGCACGGAAACATATGGTGATGGCACTGCCGAGGCCATAGATTTCCTTTTATCCAAAGGTCTTATCTAAACCAACTCATAAACAAAAAAGATGGCAGAACTGCAAAGGCAAATATGTGCTTTGCAGCCTCTAAAATTACATGCTGATACTTTCACTTTTAAGTCCGCGTGCTATATTCTTGTCAACAACTATGTAGTCCTTTATTGCTCTTACAGATTCAAAAGGCAATAATATGTACTGTTCGTCAACCTTGTATCTTGATGTATCAAGACTC
This window contains:
- a CDS encoding phosphoglycolate phosphatase, encoding MKFKALVIDIDGTITHMDRKLSLEAAAKLRSLDIPVVIATGNVLCYAKAAAKLVGVCCNIIAENGGVIVDGFDKEPIISDVIHECEEAYEFLSGTFDLEKLDSVHRMTEIVLRNNFDVEEARQLLGSRFPGVEIIDTHFAIHIKSRKINKGTGLLKMAELMGLKTSDFVAIGDSVNDLEMLEEAGFAIAVGNADDFLKDIADYVSTETYGDGTAEAIDFLLSKGLI
- a CDS encoding PRC-barrel domain-containing protein — its product is MANVFAKNLSSKQVMATDGTEIGILFNIVMDIRTGDIIDLIVKPDMSLDTSRYKVDEQYILLPFESVRAIKDYIVVDKNIARGLKSESISM